Sequence from the Microbacterium sp. 1.5R genome:
CGTCAGTCGTTCTCCGGCGCCGGTTCCCTGATATTCGACGGTGATCGTCGACGATTCGCCCGGAGCCACCAGCACCTCGTGCTGAACGGCGGAGCGGGAGCCGAGCAGAGCCGTCTGCACGCTGATCTCTTCCCCGTCGCCGTCGATGTGGGAGGGGGTGGCACCCTCGGGCCCGTACACCGTGACCAGGGTCCTGGTCGACCCGGCGGGCACTCCGTAGAACCCGTTAGCGGTCACGTATGGCGGCAGCGCCGTCCCGGCGTCCGCGGGCGCGTCGTTCTTCCAGGTCACCGTCACCTGCGTGGTCGGTTCGCCGTCGCACGTGCCGATCGACGTCGTGATGGCCGCGTCCGCGTAGAAGTCCATCTTCCCGCCGGTCGTGTCGTTGAAGAGCACGCCGACGTGGGTCTGGGGGCCGTCCTCGGGCAGCGCCCCGCCGAGCGTCGACGCCGACAGGATCGCCTCCTCATCCTCATGCGCGCTCCAGATGCGGATGCGTCGCTCATCGGCAGACTCCGCGAGAGCGGCGACGAGATCCTTCGGGGCGGCCTCCGTGAGCGCGGCGGACAGAAGCGCTCCCGCGGCCTGCGAGAAGACCTCGTCCTGCGCGGACGGGTCGGGCACGCTCGCGTAGATCTCTGAGAGCAGCAGGTTCACGACGGTGTCCTCCGTGGCGGTGAACGGCCCGAACGCGAGCGGACCCGTGGCTGCGATCAGGTCTTCCGTCATCACCGCGTCGACCGCGATGACGCCGTCGACAGATTGCCCGAAGCGGTTCTGCCAGCGCGTCGCGATCGCCGGCCCGGCCTCGGTGAAGTCGGGGATGCTCGTCAGGTTCTGCAGGTATCGACCGGGGCGGTCCTCGAAGAGGGCCACGGTCGATTCGCTGAGCGGGATCGGCGTGTCGAGGGCCGGGAAGTCCTGCGTGGAGGCCTGCTGCACGAGCGTGATCCGGCCGTTCTCGGCGTGCAGCAGGGCGATCGCCCCGATGATTCCGCCGGACGATCGCAGCTCGGCATTGTTCTGCATCGCGAGCACATAATTGCGGGGACCCTCTCCGCCGAGCATGCTCGGCAGCAGCGCGGACGCTCCATGCAGCGCTCCCACGACGGTGGCAGCCTGCGTGACGGCCGATCGCATCTCTCGCACGGCATCAGCGAGCGGAGGAATCGTCGCGCCCGCGTCGATGTCGAGCGCTCGCGTCTCCGCAGAGGTCAGCGTGGCACTCGCCTCAGCCAACGGGGGCTCGATCTGCGCGAAAGGCGTGAGGTCCACGACGCCGCCCGAGAGGCCCAGACTCGCCAGATCGAGTTCCTCAGCGGCGGCCAGCACCGGAACGAGCGCGTCCGACGCGACGTCGTCGGCGATCTCGGCGACGTCTCTCACCGCTGAGAAGTTCGGTCCGAGCCAGGGCAGCAGACCGAAGCCTGACCAGATCGGATCTGATGTCAGGTCGTGCGCGGACCCCGCGTGGTGAGCGATGCGCGCAGAGAGCGCCGCGGCCGTGTCGAGGTCGCCCTGCCCGATCGCCTGCTTGAGCTTCGACGACGCCGCGGAGACCTGCTGCAGATCGTTCACAGCACCGATCCCACGGATGCCGACCCAGCCGATCGCGAGCACGATGAGGGTCACGATCACGCCGATGGTCCACCGCAACCATCGACGACGCACAGGCAGACGTCCGTCACTCACCCCTGCATTCAAGCACGAAGCGAGATATCTGCGGCGGACGGCCCCGCAATCCTCCGCGCACCCGGTGCTGCTCCCAGGTTCGGGGCGGGTGGGCGATTACTGTTGTCGCATGGGTGCTCGGCTGCGTGTTGTTCTGGATCAGCTGACGCATGTCGTGCACGCGGACCACGCCTCAGCGGCGTCGGACCTCACCGCTGCGCTCATCTCGACCGCCCCCTCCGGGTGCGAGGTCGAGGCCATCGTCCCGTCGGGCGTCGACGTGCAGATCCCGGGTCTGGTCGACGTGCGCAGACTGTCACTCGCGCGGCGCGAGCTCGCGGCGTCCTGGCAGTTGGGCATCGTCCCCGGGGTGGGCGGGGGGCTCATCCACTCGCCGACCCTGATGGCTCCGCTGGTGCGTCACGACCGCTTGCACGACCTCGATCAGACGACAGTCACGCTGTGGGATCTGCAGGCGTGGGACGAGCCGGATTCGCTCACCAAGTCCGTGGTCGCCTGGCAGCGGGCGATGCTGAAGCGAGCCGTCAAGCACGCGGATGCCGTCGTGGTGCCCTCCCACTCGGTCGGTGAGCGACTGGCGGAGATCGCGAAGCTGAGCGGACGGATTCGCGTCATCCCTGGGGCCGCCCCAACTGCTCTGGTGATGCCACTCGACGCGCGAGAACGACGAGCCGCTCTGTCCCTGACGGAAGGGTATGTGCTGCTCACCGGATCGGCGCAGTCGCTCGAGCACGGCTTCCGGGCAGCTGTCGCATCCGGCAGGGATGCCGTCGTGCTCGATGCTCCGGAAGGGGCAGAACCGCGACTCGTCGAGGTCGCAGTGGCCGCAGGGCTGCCTGAAGCACGGGCCCACATCCGTGGCGCTCTGTCGACGGAGGATCGGGCGGCCGTCTTCGCCGGGGCGTCGGCGCTGGTCGCGACCAGCCCACGCGCTGCGTGGCCATGGCGTGCGGTCGAGGCCATGACCCTCGGTGTGCCGGTGGTCGCCGTGGACAGCGGAGTCCATCAGGATGTGATCGCTGACGGGGGCGCGATCGTGCCGTCGACCGAGATGGCCGAGGCCGTCGTCGATGCGGTCGGCGACGGCGCACGGCGTCTGAGCGTGCTCGGCGCGGATCGATCGAGGTCGTTCTCCTGGCTCGGCGCGGCCGAGCGTGTGTGGGGACTCCACGCGGATCTCTGAGACGCACATCCGCGCGCGCGGTCGCCGAGCGCGCTGCGCCGGCGTCCGAGCGCTCTCAGGAGCGCATGACCTCGACGGCTTCCGCGCTCGGTCCGTCGAAGCGCACTTTGCCCTTCTGAAGCAGGATGCCGCGGTCGCAGAGGTTCGAGACCATGTTGAGGTCGTGGCTGACCACGACGAGCGTCTTCCCCTCAGCGTGCAGTTCGCGCACGCGAGCGAGGCACTTCTTCTGGAACGGCTCGTCGCCGACCGAGAGGATCTCGTCGATCAGCAGGACGTCCATCTCGGTGTGGATCGCCACGGAGAACGCGAGTCTGAGGAACATGCCGGACGAATAGTGCTTCACCTCGGTGTCGATGAACTGCTCGATCTCGCTGAACGCGACGATCTCGTCGTACCGAGCCTCGGTCTCCTTCTTGCTCATGCCGAGGATCGCGGCGTTGAGGAAGATGTTCTCGCGTCCGGACAGATCGGGGTGGAACCCCGCGCCGACCTCGATCAGGCCGGCGATGCGGCCGCGAGTGAGCACGGTGCCGGCATCGGGCTCGAGAACACCCGAGATCAGCTTGAGCATCGTCGACTTGCCCGATCCGTTGAAACCGAGGAGAGCGACGGATTCGCCCTGCTGGATGTCGAACGACACGCCGTCCAGGGCGTGGAAGTCGGTCGTCAGCGGCTTGCGACGGATCGCGGCGAGAGCCGTCTCCTTGATCGAATGCGTGTGCCGGAGCTTGAAGGTCTTGTGGACGTCGTCGATGATGATCCGCGGAAGTGGCTGCGCATCAGAGATCTTGGGCAAAGCGGCCCTCCAGTCGGCGGAAGACGAGCTGGCCGATGACCAGCGCGATGAGAGACGTCACGAGGGCGATGAGCCCGTACATCCACACGTCGGGGAGCGGGGACGCGTCAGGCCCGAGCGGGAACCAGACGCCGTAGTGGAAGAGCTCCACGGCGGCGGTGATGGGGTTCAGTCGATAGAGGACGAAGAGCCAGTCGGGTACGACATTGGCGACCTGCGTCCACTCGTACATCACGGGGGAGGCCCAGATCGCGACCATCACGATGATCTCGACGAAGCTCTGCGCATCGCGGAACGTCACGTTGATCGACCCGAAGAAGAGCCCGAGGCCACTGGCGAGCACGGCGATGATGACGAGTGCGAGAAGGATGGCGCCGAGCGAGGCGAAGGTGGGCGCCCACCCGAAGAACAGCGAGATGGCGATCACGACGATGATCTGCGGCACCGTGTTCACGGCGGCGATCATCATGCTGGCGATCGGGAACATCTCGCGAGGCAGGTAGATCTTCTTGATGAGCGCCGCGTTGTCGACCAGGGACCGGGTGCCGTTGGAGAACGCCTCGTTGAAGAAGGTGACGACGGTGATGCCCGAGAGCAGATAGATCGGGAAGTAGTCGACGCGGTCGTTCAGGCCGAGGAACACGCCGATCGCGACGAAGAACACCACGAACTGCACGAGTGGCTTCACGTACGACCACAGCCAGCCGAAGATGGAACCCCGATACCGGATCTGGACTTCCTTGCGCACGATGAGCGAGAGGAGATGCCGTTGCCGGAAGACCTCGAGGAGCCCTCGATTCGCGCCAGGAGTCGTCATTCTCTGGTCGTCGGCTGTGCGAGCCTGTTGCACCGCGATTCCACCTTCCGAGGCGCCGACGGTCTCGGGCGCACCGAGAGCAATCATACGATCCTCCGCGCGGTGTCCCTGGCAGATCGATGGGGATGCGTCCGAACGCGCGGCACAGGCGCAACCCAGGGTCAGGGGCTGGGCCGCTGGTAGGATCGCGGAGGTCTCGTGCGTCCGTCGATCCGAAAGCAAACTGTATCCGTGACACCTCTTCAAGCTCTCGATCAGCCTGCACTCTTCCGCTTCGAGGACCCGCAGACGGGCGCCGATCTGTCGGAGCGCGAACGCCGCCTTCTCGTCGGCGCGTTGAACTTCCACGCGCTCATGGCACCTCAGCGAAAGCTGCGGATCCATCTCTACGACGGCTCGGTGGAGACGACGCCTCGACTGACCGACGACAGCACGTTCGACGGACTCTCGAGGAACAACCGACACCGCATCGGGAGCTTCGACATCGTCAGCTCCGTCTCCGTCGAAGAGCGTGAGCCCGAGCGTGCGGAAGCGGCCTCGGCCCGTCTCGTGGCGTCGCCCGCCAGGCATCTGCACGTGTCATCCGACGATGTGCTCGACTCGGACCCTTACCGCCCGCAGCGTCCCGGCCTGGTCGGCCGGATCGCACGGAGCGTCAAGTCGCGCGCGCCGCTGCTCTACGACGACGCCCGGGACCTCTCGCTGCTCAGATTCCGCCGCAAGCTCACGACGGCCATCGAGCCTCGCGATTACGAGGCGGAGTTCCGTCCGGGGGGCGCACACGAGGACGACGTGATCGTGCCGGCCGGCCCGGTTCTCGACGGGGCGCCGAAGGCCGTGATCATCGGACTCCACTGGTTCGAGCTCGGTGGCGCCGAACTCTGGGCGTTCGAGACGGTGCGTCTGGTGCGCGAAGCCGGCTTCCTTCCCATCGTGCTGACCAATCGGGACTCTCACCAGCCATGGGTCACGCGGCCCGAGCTCGACGGAGCGCTGCTCATCCCGTTCTCCGAGCCCACCGTCACCTCGCAGACCGCCGGCGTCGAACCGCTGCTCCGCTCGCTGCTGCGCACCTTCGACGTGCGCGGTGTCGTCATCCACCACAACCAGTGGCTGTACGACCGGGTCGCCTGGATCGCCGCATCGCGTCCCGGCATCCCCATCATCGACAGCACTCACATCGTCGAGTACACCGGCGGCGGGTATCCGCTGAGCAGTGCGATCGCGTCCCGATCGATCACGACGCATCACGTCATCTCGCCGAGCCTCGCCCGCTGGATGACCGATGTGCAGCGCATCCCTGCTGACCGTGTGGTCATGGCACCGCTCGGCGGACTCACCGTGAAGCCGAAGGATGCCGTGTTCCGTCCGCGGACAGCGGGTGAGCAGTTCACCGTCGCGTTCATCGGCCGGATGGCCCGGCAGAAGGCGCCCGAGGTGTACATCACCATGGCGAGGCGGTTGAAGCGCCAGGGATACTCGCTGCGTTTCATCCTTCACGGCGGCGGCGAGCTGTCGAGCTGGGTCGATGACATCATCCGTGCCGAGGGGCTGGGGGAGGACATCGTCCGACGCAGCTCGGACACCCCTGTCTCCGAGACGCTCGATGAAGCGCATGTGCTCGTCGTCGCGTCGCACAATGAGGGACTCACGCTCACGACGCTCGAGGCGATCGCACACGGTGTGCCCGTGATCTCGACGGATGTCGGGGCACAGAGCGACATCATCCCCGAATCCGCTCTGGTTCCGCGTCACGCACGTGTCGCCGCGCGTCGACTCGCCGAGGCGGTGGCCCCGCTCGTCGACGACGAGGAGTCGAGGGAAGCGCTGTGGCGGAAGGAGCGCAAGGCGGAGAAGAAGTTGCTGTCCCAGCAGTCCGCGAGTTCATGGTTCAAGGAAGAGGTGGGCTCATGGTGAGTGTCGCTGGAGTGGTCGTCACGTTCAATCGGCTCGAGAAGCTGAAGACGGTGATCGCATCGATCGAGGCGCAGACGCACGCCGTCGAGACGCTGTTCGTCATCGACAACGCCTCGACCGACGGCACGGCGGAGTACCTGGCATCCCTCGAGACGTCCGTCCCCCTCGAAGTCGTGACCATGTCGACCAACTCCGGGGGAGCGGGTGGCTTCTCCGAGGGGATGCTGCGCGGATACGCCTCCGGCGCGGACCACGTGTGGATCATGGACGATGACTGCTATCCGAAGCCGGAAGCGCTCGAGAGCCTCATCGCCGGATTCGACGGGGCCGTCCAGGAACTCGGCGGCGACGTCCCCTTCGCATGCTCCGTCGTCGAGTTCACCGACGGCAGCATCTGCGAGATGAACAACCCCGTGACGACGTGGGACTGGGGTCGTCTGCTCGTCAAGGGCCAGAACAATGTCATGGTCACAGCGTGCTCGTTCGTCTCCGTGCTCATTCCACGCTGGGCGATCGCGGAGTACGGGCTTCCCTACTCCGAGTACTTCATCTGGTTCGACGACCGCGAGTACACCCTTCGCCTCACCGCTCGCTGTCCCGGCGTGCAGGTGCTCGACAGCGTCGTGGTCCACGACATGGGCGACAACCGCGGAGTGAACTTCGCGATGGTCGACCGCAAGAGCCTCTGGAAGTTCTCGTACGGCGTGCGCAACGAGGCCTCCTGGCAGTTGCACCATCGCGGATTCCTGTACTTCATCGAGTTCGGCGCACGGCTCTTCGTGAGCCTGCACCGCGGTCGCGTCCCGCTGGATCTGCGCGCGAAGCTGCTCGGCAAGTGGCTGAAGGGCATCACCTTCAATCCGAAGGTCCGCTACCCGGAGGCTGAGGCGGCGTGAGCTGGGTCTCGATCCTGCCCGCACTGATCGTCACCGGAGCTCTTCTCTTCCTCCCGGGACTCCTGCTCGGCTTCCTCCTCCGCCTGCGCGGAATGAGACTCCTCGCGCTGGCACCGGCGCTCAGCGTCTCCCTCGTCGCGGTCGCCGCCATCGCAGCGCCTTTCGTGGGAATCCGATGGAGCATCCTGCCCGTCCTCGTACTCACCGCGGTGGCGTCGCTCGCCGCCTTCTTCTGGTCGAAGCACGTCGGAGTCCCGGCGCGACCACGCACGCACGTGAGCGCGAGGCAGCTGGTCGCGATCATCGTCTCCATCGCAGTGCCCGCTGCGCTGATCGCGTTCGTGCTCGTGCGGAGCATGCACGACCCGGAGTTCTTCTCGCAGCGTTACGACAACTTCTTCCATCTGAACGCCGTGCAGTACGTCCTGGACACCGGGAACGCATCGCCGCTGTGGCTGGGAAGCATGACGTCGCCGGCCGGCGTCCCCTTCTACCCGTCCGGATGGCACGCGCTCGTCTCCATCGTCGTCGCCCTGAGCGGGGCATCCGTGCCCCTCGCCACCAATGCGATGATCATCGTCGTCGCGGCGGTCGTCTGGCCGATCGGCGCGGTGTTCCTCGTGCGCGAGCTCCTGGGACGAAACCAGATCATGACGGTGATCGCGGGCGCTCTGGCTGCCGCCTTCCCCGCGTTCCCCTTCCTGCTCCTGCACTACGGGGTGCTCTATCCGCTGTTCCTCGGCCTGGCCGTGGCTCCGGCCGCGATCGTCGTCGCCTGGTGGCTTCTCAGGCCCGGGCGAGTGTCGCGTCGCCAGGACTGGGCCCTGCTGTTGGTGCTCGTCGTGCCGGGCCTGGGTGTCGCGCACCCCGGGGCTCTCATGGCGGTCGTCGCTCTCACGGTGCCCTTCGTCCTCGCCAGGCTTCTGCATCAGATGAGGGCTCCCGGACGCCCGCGGGTGATCGCGATCGGCCTGCTCGTCGCCTACGCCGCCGTCGGCGTGGTCCTCCTGCAGGTCGTGCGTCCTCCCGGAAGCCAGATCTACTGGCCCATCATCAACACCGTGCCCGACTCCATCGGAGAGGTCGTCGCGGCGAGCGTGTACGGCTACCCGAGTTCGCTCGGGATCACCGCGCTGATGATCATCGGCGCGTACAGCGTGATCCGCCGGGGCACCTATGCGCGGTGGTCGGTCCTGGCGATGGCGGTCATCTCCGCCGTGCTCTACATCATCGTGTCGGCGTCACCGTATGAGACGCTCCGGTTCTGGTTCACGGCCCCGTGGTACAACAACCCGCCTCGTATCGCCGCGTTCTGGGCGATCGGAGTCCTCCCGCTCGCTGCGCTCGGCGGCATCGTGCTGGTCACGTGGCTTCTGCGCCAGCGGCTGCTCGCGCCGGTGCGGCGCTTCTCCGAGCGTCTGCCGATCGTCCTGATCGCCGTCGTCGTGATCGCACTCGTCGGAGTCACCCAGAACGCCGCGATCCGGCAGGCCGCAGCAGATATCGAGTTCACCTACGAGCTGCGACCGGGTGGGCCGATCCTGTCTCCGGACGAGCTCGATCTCATGGAGGATCTCGACGAGCTCGTTCCCGAGGACGCCGTCATCGCGGGAGACCCGTGGACCGGAGCGTCCTTCGCCTATGGCGTGAGTGGACGACGCGTCCTCATGCCGCATCTCCTGATGGACCTCACTGACGACGCCGAGGCGATCAACACGAAGCTGAACACAGACGGCGACTCTCCGCAGGTGTGCGACGCCCTCGAGGACACCGGTGTCGCATACGTCCTCGACTTCAGCGCCGACGGCGACTTCCAGGAGAACGACGGCGACTACTCGGGACTCGACGACCTCGAGAGCTCGCCTTACGTCGAGCTCGTCGAGCAGCGCGGAGATGCGAAGCTCTACAAGATCGTCTCGTGCGGACTCGGCTCATGACGTACGAGATCTTCGTGCCTTTCTGGGGAGACCCCGAACAGCTCTACGAGACCGTCGAATCGGTGCGCGCCCAGACGGACCCGGACTGGCGGCTGACAATCATCGACGACTGCTATCCCGATGAGTCCGTCGCGGCGCACTTCGACGAAGAGTCGGACGAGCGGATCATCTACACCCGGAACGAGCACAACGTCGGGATCACCGAGAACTTCCGGGAGTCGGTCCGCCGCGCGTCCGGGGACTTCGTCACGATCCTCGGCTGCGACGACCTCCTGCACCCGAACTACGTGGCGGTCGTCCGCGCCGCGGCGCGTGCCGTGCCCCACGCGGATGTGATCCAGCCGGGAGTCCAGGTCATCGATGAGCGCGGCGCGGTCGTGCTGCCCCTCGTCGATCGGATCAAGCAGCGCCTGCTCACCCCGAAGGGTCAGGGGATCACCGTGTTCAACGGCCCTGACATGGCCACGACGCTGATCCGGGGCAACTGGCTGTATTGGCCCTCGCTCTCGCTGCGGGTCGAGACGCTGCGCAGGATCGACTTCACGGATGACCTCGCCGTCATCCAGGATCTCGCTCTCCTCATGGACATCGCGTTCGACGGGGGCACGCTGGCGTATACGCCGCCGCTCGCGTTCTCCTATCGGCGTCATCTGGCGAGCGCGTCTCAGAAGACGTTGCTCGACGGCAGTCGCTTCCTCGACGAGCGTCGGTACTACCGCATCGCGCGTCGATCGGCCGCTGCGCGGGGATGGAGCCGCACAGCGCGGACCGCGAGAGTACGTCTCATGGCCCGTCTGCACGGGATCGCCGCGTTGCCCCTCGTCCTGAGGCATGGCACGGCGCGGGGTGTGCGGTCGGCCCTGGCGCACGTCGCGGATCCCCGCTGAGGGTCGGCACGGGAAACTGCTCCGCCGCTGTCTACGGGGCTGAGCGGCCTCGGCTGAGTCGCCGTGCCGCGGCGACGCGACGTGATGCCTCGCGCCAGGCACGGAGAAGCATCCACCGCGACTGCAGAGCCTTGCGGAGACCCCGTGGCCTCGGTGCCGACGCATTGGCATCGTGCAGCCGACGTCGCAGAACCGGGCTCTGCACATGCGCGAGCACACGGGCCGTGTTGCCGACCGTCGCGATCCACAGGTCGTGGGACTCGACCAGGAACCCCGGGAAAGGCAGGATCAGCTCCGAGGCCTCACGTCGGATCGCCATCGCGCAGCCGTAGTAGGGGGCATCGCCGGCCAGCAGACGCAGCTCGTTCGCCAGCGATCCGCCCGAGGGCAGCGGAGCGAGGCGCCAGGGTCGTCCGGTGAGCGGCGAGCTCAGTGGCGAGTCGTCAGGGAGCAGCACCAGGTCGCCGGCGGCGATCGAGCGGTCGCGGAGTGCCTCGACCAACAGGTCGCGACGCCCGGGGACCCACTCATCGTCCTGGTCGGAGAGGAAGATGACGTCACGGTCCGCCAGCGACAGCGCACGCTCGAACGTCTTGACGTAACCGAGGTTCTTCGGGTTTCTGTACACGGTCACGCGCGCATCGCGGTATGTCTCGAGAAGGGCGACGGTGCCGTCGGTACTCGCGTCGTCGACGATGACGACCTGATCGTCCGGCCGCAGTCCCGCGAGGATCGAGTCGAGTTGCTCGCGCAGATACCCTGTGCCGTTGTACGTCGCCATGCATACGCACACGGTCTCAGTCATGTGCGACTCCTCCCTCAGACGGTGCCACGAGAGCGAAAGCCGCCCGCCTCTCCCGCAGCAGATGATGTGTTCCGGCCGACCCGACGACGGCGAGGATCACGAGCTCCGAGGCGGCGAGGCCGGCGATGATCCCGCTGAGACCCCACTGGGACGCCCAGATCATGAGCGGCACTCCGACGACAGCGGCGCCGAGGGTGCCGTAGAGCACGTAGCGGTTGAGGCCGGCCGGCACCAGGACGTTGCGGATGAAGGGGGTCGTCAGGCTCGTCAGCGCGAAGGTGGCGCCGAAGCCCAGGAACACGGCGATCTCGGGCGTCGCTGCCCGGCCGAACAGGAGCGTGGACAGCACAGGGCCGAGCAGAGCCAGCGCCGTACCGCCGAAGAGAGCGAGGGCTGTGTGGAGGCCGAATGCCACGAGATGGCGGCGCGCCCGGCCATGCGCATAAGACACTTCGAGCACCCACTTCTGCAGAGTGTTCGACAGCACCGTGACGGCGAAGAGGGCGATGCGGAAGAACTTGTCGGCGGAGGTCGCCTGACCACTGGCCGTCGCGCCGAGGAGGCCCTGGGCGAGCGGGATGGGCGCAGAGGTGTAGGTTCCGCCGATCGTCTCGGCCGCGGCGACCGAGACGTTCGCGCGATATGCGCGCAGGATGCGCCGCCCGGCGAACGGAGGCACGGGTCGTCGGTAGAGGCGGAGGTTCAGAAGCAACGGGCCGGTGAGGAAGCCGATCAGAGTGAGGACCGGATACCACAGCAGCTGCTCGGTGAGCAGGAGGAGCGGGATCGCGAGAGCGACGCTGAGGCTCACCGGCACGGTCTCGAACAGCAGGACGACCCGCGCATCCCCGACGCCGACTGCGTACCAGACGACGGTCATGGCCGCGGCAGTGGTCGCCAGCGTGACGAGGGCGGCGACAAGGCGGAACTCGGGGGGAACCAGGGCCGAGCTGAGGGCGGCACCGACGAGTCCCGCCGCGACGACGAGCAGTCCGCGGCACCAGAACGAATCACCGAAGAGCTGACGTCGGGCGTCGTCGTCGGCACTGAGCGCGATGCGCGCTCCGCCCGAGATGTTCCAGCCGAATCCCGCGACTATCGCGCAGACGGTTCCCACGGCCTGAGCCGTGCCCACGGAGCCCCACGCCGCCAGACCGAAGACGTTCGGGATGATCGGCAGCAGGAACAGCGGCGCGATGAATGAGATCAGAGGAACGGCGCTGAAGCCCGCGAAGCGTGACAGCAGAACCTTCATCGATGGGACTCCTCGGACCATTGCGGCCCGACACCATTCCGGATGGCGCGGACGTGAACGCGTGCGACCCTAGACTACTTGAGTCGGCGTGAACGAGAGGTCAGGGTCCCATGGTTGGTGTCATCGTGCTCGCCGCCTACCGACCTTCCCGGGAACTCTTCACCCGCCAGCTCGCCTCTATTCGCGATCAGACGGTCACCGACTGGGAGTGCATCATCTCCGTCGACGGAGAACTGGAGACCGTCGAGGAGGTCGTCGCCGAGGTCGCGGCCGGGGACGAGCGCTTCCGCATCGTCGCGGACGGCAGACGCCTGGGTTTCTACCTGAACTTCGAGAGGGGTCTCGCAGCGGTGCCCGCCGAGACCGAGTGGGTGGCGCTGAGCGACCAGGACGACTTCTGGTATCCCGACAAGCTCGAGAAGCTGCTCCCGTACCTCTCGGATTCGGCGATCGTCTCCGGGCAGGCGCGTCTGGTGTCCCATCCCGGTGACGAGGTGCTCGGATTCACCGACCGCCGGCAGCTCGACGCCGCATCGACGATGATCGTGAATCAGTTCACCGGTTCGTTGTGCCTCTTCCGCCGAGACCTGCTGACGACGGCGCTGCCGTTTCCCCGCCTCTCCTCACACACGGTCGCGCACGATCACTGGCTCGCTGTCGTCGGGATGGCGCAGGGAGGCGGTCGCATCGTGGATGAGGTCGTGCAGGACTACGTGCAGCACTCCGCGAACGTGTTCGGCGACCCGAGCAGGCTGAGACTCGGACCGATCGCGACTCTGCGGAGAGCCTGGGGCAATGCCGTCACGTTCGCCGTGCGGTACGAGGGGGCGGCGACGCCGTCCGCGATGACCCGGATGCTGTTCTGGATCTATGTGGGGTGGCGCCAGCTCATGGCGCAGACGCTCCTGGAGCGTGATCCCCGCGCGGCACGCGCGATCGAGTTGGATCGGCTCTTCGGCTCGGGTCGGCGACTGCCGGTGACCCTGGGGATGTTGCGGACGGTGCGCCGCGCGCGGGCCGTCCCGACGCCTTTCGTCATCGCCTATGTCGCGAGCTGGGCAGCGGGGTGGCTGATCCGGGGCCGGCGGCGCACTCCGACGGTGGCACGCTGAGCGGTCCGTTCGCAGATCTCGCGCCGGTCACACAGGGCGCGCGCGCCAGGTGACTCGAGCGGCGTCAGCGGCGAGTTCCGGGCTCATCCTGCCCAGGCGCTCAGCGCGTCCGTCACGGAACCCCGCGATGAGCAGCTTGCGCATGGTGGATCGGGGCCTGGCCAGCATCCACGCGATGAGGAAGTACGCGTAGTCGGCTCGCGCGTCGCGACGCAGGCGCGACCGATGACGCGGATGCCGCCGTCCCACGACGATCCGATTCCTCGCCCTGTAGTAGTACCGGAACGGCGTGCTCAGCGTGAGGGTGGGAAGCAC
This genomic interval carries:
- a CDS encoding DUF4012 domain-containing protein, whose amino-acid sequence is MSDGRLPVRRRWLRWTIGVIVTLIVLAIGWVGIRGIGAVNDLQQVSAASSKLKQAIGQGDLDTAAALSARIAHHAGSAHDLTSDPIWSGFGLLPWLGPNFSAVRDVAEIADDVASDALVPVLAAAEELDLASLGLSGGVVDLTPFAQIEPPLAEASATLTSAETRALDIDAGATIPPLADAVREMRSAVTQAATVVGALHGASALLPSMLGGEGPRNYVLAMQNNAELRSSGGIIGAIALLHAENGRITLVQQASTQDFPALDTPIPLSESTVALFEDRPGRYLQNLTSIPDFTEAGPAIATRWQNRFGQSVDGVIAVDAVMTEDLIAATGPLAFGPFTATEDTVVNLLLSEIYASVPDPSAQDEVFSQAAGALLSAALTEAAPKDLVAALAESADERRIRIWSAHEDEEAILSASTLGGALPEDGPQTHVGVLFNDTTGGKMDFYADAAITTSIGTCDGEPTTQVTVTWKNDAPADAGTALPPYVTANGFYGVPAGSTRTLVTVYGPEGATPSHIDGDGEEISVQTALLGSRSAVQHEVLVAPGESSTITVEYQGTGAGERLTVVDHTPMVTAPDVSREQLRCAS
- a CDS encoding glycosyltransferase, with the protein product MGARLRVVLDQLTHVVHADHASAASDLTAALISTAPSGCEVEAIVPSGVDVQIPGLVDVRRLSLARRELAASWQLGIVPGVGGGLIHSPTLMAPLVRHDRLHDLDQTTVTLWDLQAWDEPDSLTKSVVAWQRAMLKRAVKHADAVVVPSHSVGERLAEIAKLSGRIRVIPGAAPTALVMPLDARERRAALSLTEGYVLLTGSAQSLEHGFRAAVASGRDAVVLDAPEGAEPRLVEVAVAAGLPEARAHIRGALSTEDRAAVFAGASALVATSPRAAWPWRAVEAMTLGVPVVAVDSGVHQDVIADGGAIVPSTEMAEAVVDAVGDGARRLSVLGADRSRSFSWLGAAERVWGLHADL
- a CDS encoding ABC transporter ATP-binding protein yields the protein MPKISDAQPLPRIIIDDVHKTFKLRHTHSIKETALAAIRRKPLTTDFHALDGVSFDIQQGESVALLGFNGSGKSTMLKLISGVLEPDAGTVLTRGRIAGLIEVGAGFHPDLSGRENIFLNAAILGMSKKETEARYDEIVAFSEIEQFIDTEVKHYSSGMFLRLAFSVAIHTEMDVLLIDEILSVGDEPFQKKCLARVRELHAEGKTLVVVSHDLNMVSNLCDRGILLQKGKVRFDGPSAEAVEVMRS
- a CDS encoding ABC transporter permease, whose product is MTTPGANRGLLEVFRQRHLLSLIVRKEVQIRYRGSIFGWLWSYVKPLVQFVVFFVAIGVFLGLNDRVDYFPIYLLSGITVVTFFNEAFSNGTRSLVDNAALIKKIYLPREMFPIASMMIAAVNTVPQIIVVIAISLFFGWAPTFASLGAILLALVIIAVLASGLGLFFGSINVTFRDAQSFVEIIVMVAIWASPVMYEWTQVANVVPDWLFVLYRLNPITAAVELFHYGVWFPLGPDASPLPDVWMYGLIALVTSLIALVIGQLVFRRLEGRFAQDL
- a CDS encoding glycosyltransferase — its product is MTPLQALDQPALFRFEDPQTGADLSERERRLLVGALNFHALMAPQRKLRIHLYDGSVETTPRLTDDSTFDGLSRNNRHRIGSFDIVSSVSVEEREPERAEAASARLVASPARHLHVSSDDVLDSDPYRPQRPGLVGRIARSVKSRAPLLYDDARDLSLLRFRRKLTTAIEPRDYEAEFRPGGAHEDDVIVPAGPVLDGAPKAVIIGLHWFELGGAELWAFETVRLVREAGFLPIVLTNRDSHQPWVTRPELDGALLIPFSEPTVTSQTAGVEPLLRSLLRTFDVRGVVIHHNQWLYDRVAWIAASRPGIPIIDSTHIVEYTGGGYPLSSAIASRSITTHHVISPSLARWMTDVQRIPADRVVMAPLGGLTVKPKDAVFRPRTAGEQFTVAFIGRMARQKAPEVYITMARRLKRQGYSLRFILHGGGELSSWVDDIIRAEGLGEDIVRRSSDTPVSETLDEAHVLVVASHNEGLTLTTLEAIAHGVPVISTDVGAQSDIIPESALVPRHARVAARRLAEAVAPLVDDEESREALWRKERKAEKKLLSQQSASSWFKEEVGSW